From a single Sinomonas atrocyanea genomic region:
- a CDS encoding glucose-6-phosphate dehydrogenase assembly protein OpcA, with protein MIIDLPNTTTSRISKEITNLRHRGGVVALGRVLTLVVITKHGFEEEAIEAANQASREHPCRIIVLVDSGRDAADRIDGQIRVGGDAGASEVIVLRGYGRLAEESESLVAALLLPDAPIVAWWPHGAPDNASATSIGCIAHRRITDSGNEPDPTAALFHLRETYRPGDTDLAWTRLTNWRIQLAAALDQVDPEPVSAVTVEGASDSPSTVLLAAWLGLTLDAPVTIVADPAGTGIRRVRLQRSTGDIQLHRPGFTVAELTQPDQPAQRIALPRRSLQDCLTEELRRLDPDEVFGEVLTAGLPRTNLRSVQPSER; from the coding sequence ATGATCATCGACCTGCCGAACACCACGACCTCGCGGATCTCCAAGGAGATCACGAACCTGCGCCACCGGGGCGGCGTCGTCGCCCTCGGGCGGGTCCTCACCCTCGTGGTCATCACCAAGCACGGGTTCGAGGAGGAGGCGATCGAGGCCGCCAACCAGGCCAGCCGCGAGCATCCCTGCCGCATCATCGTGCTCGTCGACTCGGGCCGCGACGCGGCGGACCGCATCGACGGCCAGATCCGGGTCGGCGGCGACGCCGGCGCCTCGGAGGTGATCGTGCTGCGCGGCTACGGCCGGCTGGCCGAGGAGAGCGAGTCGCTCGTCGCGGCGCTGCTCCTCCCGGACGCGCCGATCGTGGCCTGGTGGCCCCACGGCGCCCCGGACAACGCGAGCGCCACCTCGATCGGCTGCATCGCGCACCGGCGCATCACGGACTCGGGCAACGAGCCCGACCCCACCGCGGCGCTCTTCCACCTGCGCGAGACGTACCGCCCCGGCGACACCGACCTCGCGTGGACGCGGCTGACGAACTGGCGCATCCAGCTCGCGGCGGCCCTGGACCAGGTCGATCCCGAGCCGGTCTCCGCCGTCACAGTCGAAGGTGCCTCGGACTCCCCCAGCACCGTGCTGCTCGCGGCGTGGCTCGGGCTCACGCTCGACGCTCCGGTGACGATCGTGGCCGATCCTGCGGGCACGGGGATCCGGCGCGTCCGCCTCCAGCGGTCCACGGGAGACATCCAGCTGCACCGCCCCGGGTTCACGGTGGCCGAGCTGACCCAGCCGGACCAGCCCGCGCAGCGGATTGCCCTGCCGCGGCGGAGTCTGCAAGACTGCCTCACCGAAGAGCTGCGCAGGCTCGACCCGGATGAGGTCTTCGGCGAAGTCCTCACCGCCGGGCTGCCGCGCACGAACCTGAGGAGTGTGCAGCCGAGTGAGCGCTGA
- a CDS encoding superoxide dismutase has translation MTYVLPELPYDYAALEPHISARIMELHHDKHHAAYVAGANTALEKMAEARSNGDGAAAAKLSKDLQFNLGGHLNHSIFWNNLSPDGGDKPEGELASAVDEFFGSFDAFRSHFTAAATTIQGSGWALLAYEPIGGNLVIEQMYDQQNGVPVATTPLLQLDMWEHAFYLDYQNVKADYVKAFWNIVNWADVARRFEAARSGAKGLVTFS, from the coding sequence GTGACCTACGTACTGCCCGAGCTCCCGTACGACTACGCCGCCCTCGAGCCGCACATCTCGGCCCGGATCATGGAGCTCCACCACGACAAGCACCACGCTGCGTACGTCGCCGGCGCCAACACGGCCCTCGAGAAGATGGCCGAGGCGCGGTCCAACGGCGACGGCGCGGCCGCGGCCAAGCTCTCGAAGGACCTCCAGTTCAACCTCGGCGGCCACCTCAACCACTCGATCTTCTGGAACAACCTCTCCCCGGACGGCGGCGACAAGCCCGAGGGCGAGCTGGCCTCCGCGGTCGACGAGTTCTTCGGCTCGTTCGACGCCTTCCGCAGCCACTTCACGGCGGCGGCCACCACGATCCAGGGCTCGGGCTGGGCCCTCCTCGCGTACGAGCCCATCGGCGGGAACCTGGTCATCGAGCAGATGTACGACCAGCAGAACGGCGTGCCGGTCGCGACCACCCCGCTCCTCCAGCTGGACATGTGGGAGCACGCCTTCTACCTCGACTACCAGAACGTCAAGGCTGACTACGTCAAGGCCTTCTGGAACATCGTCAACTGGGCCGACGTGGCCCGCCGCTTCGAGGCCGCCCGCTCCGGCGCCAAGGGCCTCGTCACCTTCTCCTGA
- the secG gene encoding preprotein translocase subunit SecG has translation MQVLQIILQIILGITSLLLTMLILMHKGRGGGLSDMFGGGMSSGLASSGVAERNLNRFTIILGVTWGVVIIALGLIMRFSNAGGS, from the coding sequence GTGCAAGTACTCCAGATCATCCTCCAGATCATCCTGGGCATCACGAGCCTTCTGCTCACCATGCTGATCCTCATGCACAAGGGCCGCGGCGGCGGCCTGTCGGACATGTTCGGCGGCGGAATGTCCTCCGGTCTGGCGTCCTCCGGCGTCGCGGAGAGGAACCTCAACCGCTTCACCATCATCCTGGGCGTCACCTGGGGCGTTGTCATCATCGCGCTCGGGCTCATCATGCGCTTCTCGAACGCCGGCGGTTCCTGA
- the whiA gene encoding DNA-binding protein WhiA yields the protein MALTQSVKDELSRLTVKKSSERKAEVSAILRFAGGLHIISGRIVIEAEVDLAATARRLRAAIAEVYGHPSEIIVVSGGGIRRGSRYVVRVVRDGESLARQTGLLDNRGRPVRGLPSTVVNGSAADAEAVWRGAFLAHGSLTEPGRSSSLEVTCPGPEAALALVGAARRLGIAAKAREVRGVDRVVVRDGDAIAALLTRMGAHDALMAWEERRMRKEVRATANRLANFDDANLRRSAQAAVAAGARVERALEILGTDVPEHLRYAGELRVAHKQASLDELGRLADPPMTKDAIAGRIRRLLAMADKKAAEEGVPGTEANVTPEMLDG from the coding sequence ATGGCATTGACCCAGAGCGTCAAGGACGAGCTGTCGCGGCTGACGGTGAAGAAGTCCTCCGAGCGCAAGGCAGAGGTCTCGGCCATCCTGCGGTTCGCCGGCGGCCTCCACATCATCTCGGGCCGGATCGTCATCGAGGCCGAGGTCGACCTCGCCGCGACGGCCCGGAGGCTCCGGGCCGCCATCGCGGAGGTCTACGGGCACCCCAGCGAGATCATCGTCGTCTCCGGGGGCGGGATCCGGCGCGGGAGCCGGTACGTGGTGCGCGTGGTGCGCGACGGCGAGTCGCTCGCCCGCCAGACCGGGCTCCTCGACAACCGCGGGCGCCCGGTCCGGGGCCTGCCCTCCACGGTCGTCAACGGGTCCGCGGCGGACGCGGAGGCCGTCTGGCGCGGGGCCTTCCTCGCCCACGGCTCGCTCACCGAGCCCGGCCGTTCGAGCTCGCTCGAGGTGACCTGCCCCGGCCCGGAGGCCGCGCTCGCCCTCGTGGGTGCCGCACGCCGGCTGGGGATCGCCGCGAAGGCGCGCGAAGTGCGGGGGGTGGACCGCGTCGTCGTGCGCGACGGCGATGCCATCGCCGCGCTGCTGACGCGCATGGGCGCCCACGACGCGCTCATGGCGTGGGAGGAGCGGCGCATGCGCAAGGAGGTCCGTGCGACGGCGAACCGGCTGGCCAACTTCGACGACGCCAACCTCCGCCGGTCCGCGCAGGCCGCCGTGGCCGCGGGCGCCCGCGTGGAGCGTGCCCTCGAGATCCTCGGCACCGACGTCCCGGAGCACCTGCGCTATGCGGGCGAGCTGCGGGTCGCCCACAAGCAGGCCAGCCTCGACGAGCTGGGCCGGCTCGCCGACCCGCCCATGACCAAGGACGCGATCGCGGGACGGATCCGGCGCCTGCTGGCCATGGCCGACAAGAAGGCCGCCGAGGAGGGGGTCCCCGGAACAGAGGCCAATGTGACCCCGGAGATGCTCGACGGTTGA
- the pgl gene encoding 6-phosphogluconolactonase, producing the protein MSADPRVSIHPDSSVLLAAIAARLITKLVDTQDRYGEATIVLTGGTMGIGTLRAVADSPACRAVDWSKVNVWWGDERFVEADSSDRNTVQAEEALLGRLPLDPARVHRPGAAGDFATADDAAADYARRLAEAASAEHESELPGGVRGVPRFDVLLLGVGPDAHVASLFPEMAGIRETERTVVGVENAPKPPPARISLTLPAIKSADEVWMLVAGEDKAGAVGLALAGAGAVHVPAAGARGRTRTLWLIDAAAAAKVPQELVRKEPASA; encoded by the coding sequence GTGAGCGCTGATCCCCGTGTGAGCATCCATCCCGACTCGTCCGTGCTGCTCGCCGCGATCGCGGCCCGCCTCATCACGAAGCTCGTGGACACCCAGGACCGGTACGGGGAGGCGACGATCGTGCTCACCGGGGGGACGATGGGCATCGGCACCCTCCGCGCCGTCGCGGACTCGCCCGCGTGCCGTGCCGTGGACTGGTCGAAGGTCAACGTGTGGTGGGGCGACGAGCGCTTCGTCGAGGCCGACTCCTCCGACCGCAACACGGTCCAGGCCGAGGAGGCGCTGCTGGGGCGGCTGCCGCTCGACCCGGCGCGGGTGCACCGCCCCGGTGCGGCGGGAGACTTCGCGACGGCCGACGACGCGGCGGCGGACTACGCGCGCAGGCTGGCCGAGGCCGCGTCCGCCGAGCACGAGTCCGAGCTGCCCGGCGGCGTGCGCGGCGTGCCGCGGTTCGACGTGCTGCTCCTCGGGGTTGGGCCCGACGCGCACGTCGCGTCCCTGTTCCCCGAGATGGCGGGAATCCGGGAGACCGAGCGCACCGTGGTCGGCGTCGAGAACGCGCCCAAGCCGCCTCCAGCCCGCATCTCGCTGACGCTGCCGGCGATCAAGTCCGCGGACGAGGTGTGGATGCTCGTGGCGGGCGAGGACAAGGCGGGCGCCGTCGGTCTCGCCCTGGCCGGGGCCGGCGCCGTGCACGTGCCGGCCGCGGGAGCGAGGGGCCGCACCCGCACGCTCTGGCTCATCGACGCCGCCGCCGCCGCGAAGGTGCCCCAGGAGCTGGTCCGCAAGGAGCCCGCGTCGGCCTGA
- a CDS encoding gluconeogenesis factor YvcK family protein produces the protein MSTLFTGPLPLIRPGAGTDGGKPKGPSVVALGGGHGLAASLSALRLLTTELTAVVTVADDGGSSGRLRADFGVLPPGDLRMALAALCDDTDWGRTWRDVMQHRFRSPAGTSGLDNHAMGNLLIVTLWELLGDVVDGLRWAGALLGARGQVLPMSRVPLTIEGDVVVTGGGAHGGPARVETIRGQAACAVAGRLEDVRLEPDDAPACPETLSAIELADWVVLGPGSWYTSVLPHLLLPQLRQALIDTPARRCLTMNLAVDTKETTGMSAADHLRAIQRVAPGFRVDAVIADHASVADRAEFERVAGELGAQVLFDRVRSSGRRPVHDALRLAGAYHEVFTGGGAPAAGR, from the coding sequence GTGAGCACGCTGTTCACAGGGCCGCTGCCCCTCATCCGTCCGGGCGCGGGCACCGACGGCGGCAAGCCCAAGGGTCCCTCCGTCGTCGCCCTCGGCGGAGGCCACGGCCTCGCCGCGTCGCTGTCCGCCCTGCGCCTGCTCACGACCGAGCTCACCGCCGTGGTGACCGTCGCGGACGACGGCGGCTCCTCCGGCCGCCTCCGGGCCGACTTCGGCGTCCTCCCGCCCGGCGACCTCCGGATGGCCCTGGCCGCGCTGTGCGACGACACCGACTGGGGGAGGACCTGGCGGGACGTCATGCAGCACCGGTTCCGCTCGCCGGCCGGAACGAGCGGGCTCGACAACCACGCCATGGGCAATCTGCTCATCGTCACCCTGTGGGAGCTGCTCGGAGACGTCGTCGACGGCCTGCGCTGGGCCGGCGCCCTGCTCGGCGCGCGCGGCCAGGTGCTGCCGATGTCCAGGGTGCCCCTCACCATCGAGGGCGACGTCGTCGTCACCGGCGGGGGAGCCCACGGCGGCCCCGCGCGGGTGGAGACCATCCGCGGGCAGGCCGCGTGCGCGGTCGCCGGCCGCCTCGAGGACGTCCGGCTCGAGCCCGACGACGCCCCCGCGTGCCCCGAGACCCTCAGCGCGATCGAGCTCGCCGACTGGGTCGTGCTCGGCCCCGGCTCGTGGTACACCTCGGTGCTGCCGCACCTGCTCCTGCCGCAGCTGCGCCAGGCCCTCATCGACACCCCGGCCCGGCGCTGCCTGACGATGAACCTCGCGGTCGACACCAAGGAGACCACGGGCATGAGCGCGGCCGACCACCTCCGGGCCATCCAGCGGGTCGCACCCGGGTTCCGGGTGGACGCGGTGATCGCGGACCACGCCTCCGTGGCGGACCGGGCCGAGTTCGAGCGGGTGGCCGGTGAACTCGGGGCGCAGGTCCTCTTCGATAGAGTGAGGTCCTCCGGCCGACGGCCGGTACACGACGCGCTCCGGCTGGCCGGTGCGTACCATGAGGTCTTCACCGGGGGCGGAGCCCCCGCTGCGGGCCGTTGA
- a CDS encoding phosphoglycerate kinase, with the protein MTARTLDDLLADGVRGRHVLVRSDLNVPLDGSTVTDDGRVRASLPVIQKLAEAGARVLVMAHLGRPKGAPDPKYTIKPAADRLAELAAAAGVTVLRAEDTVGERAKALAASLEDGQVLVLENVRFDPRETSKDDAERAAFARELASLTGERGAYVDDAFGAVHRKHASVYDIAGVLPAYLGELVRTEVEVLRRLTDGAERPYVVVLGGSKVSDKLAVIANLIGKADKLLVGGGMLFTFLAAQGHKVGASLLEQDQIATVQDYLDRATAAGTEFVLPTDVVVASKFAADADHEVAAADAIEDTSFGGAGIGLDIGPDTAAAFAKEIAGAKTVFWNGPMGVFEFPAFAAGTKAVAQGLVDATAAGALTVVGGGDSAAAVRTLGFDDAQFGHISTGGGASLEYLEGKELPGLTALGA; encoded by the coding sequence ATGACTGCACGCACTCTCGACGACCTGCTCGCCGATGGTGTCCGTGGGCGGCACGTTCTGGTCCGTTCGGATCTGAACGTGCCGCTCGACGGTTCCACCGTGACCGACGACGGACGCGTCCGCGCCTCCCTGCCCGTGATCCAGAAGCTCGCCGAAGCCGGCGCCCGCGTCCTGGTGATGGCCCACCTGGGCCGCCCCAAGGGTGCCCCGGACCCGAAGTACACGATCAAGCCAGCCGCCGACCGCCTGGCCGAGCTCGCCGCGGCCGCCGGCGTGACCGTGCTGCGCGCCGAGGACACCGTGGGGGAGCGCGCCAAGGCGCTCGCCGCCTCGCTCGAGGACGGACAGGTGCTCGTCCTCGAGAACGTCCGGTTCGACCCCCGCGAGACGAGCAAGGACGACGCCGAGCGCGCCGCCTTTGCCCGCGAGCTCGCCTCCCTCACGGGGGAGCGCGGCGCCTACGTGGACGACGCGTTCGGCGCCGTGCACCGCAAGCACGCCTCCGTGTACGACATCGCGGGCGTCCTGCCGGCCTACCTCGGCGAGCTCGTCCGGACCGAGGTCGAGGTGCTCCGGCGCCTCACCGACGGCGCCGAGCGTCCCTACGTCGTGGTCCTGGGCGGTTCCAAGGTCTCCGACAAGCTCGCCGTCATCGCCAACCTCATCGGCAAGGCGGACAAGCTCCTGGTCGGCGGCGGCATGCTCTTCACCTTCCTCGCGGCCCAGGGGCACAAGGTCGGTGCGAGCCTGCTCGAGCAGGACCAGATCGCCACGGTGCAGGACTACCTCGACCGCGCCACCGCCGCCGGGACGGAGTTCGTGCTCCCGACCGACGTGGTGGTCGCCTCGAAGTTCGCCGCCGATGCCGACCACGAGGTGGCCGCGGCCGACGCCATCGAGGACACGTCCTTCGGCGGGGCCGGCATCGGCCTCGACATCGGGCCCGACACCGCCGCGGCCTTCGCGAAGGAGATCGCCGGAGCGAAGACGGTGTTCTGGAACGGCCCGATGGGCGTCTTCGAGTTCCCGGCCTTCGCGGCGGGCACGAAGGCCGTCGCCCAGGGCCTCGTCGACGCGACCGCCGCGGGCGCCCTGACCGTCGTCGGCGGCGGAGACTCCGCGGCAGCGGTCCGCACCCTCGGCTTCGACGACGCCCAGTTCGGCCACATCTCGACCGGCGGCGGCGCAAGCCTCGAGTACCTCGAAGGCAAGGAGCTCCCCGGCCTCACGGCCCTCGGAGCCTGA
- the gap gene encoding type I glyceraldehyde-3-phosphate dehydrogenase, which yields MTTRIGINGFGRIGRNFFRAALSQGADLEIVAVNDLTNPETLAHLLKYDSITGRLAESVEVREGIIVVGGKEIKVLAERDPANLPWGELGVDIVIESTGFFTKAEGAKKHIAAGAKKVIISAPATDEDVTIVMGVNDGLYDPANHNIISNASCTTNCLGPLAKAINDAFGIERGLMTTVHAYTADQNLQDGPHRDLRRARAAAVNMVPTSTGAAKAIGLVLPELKGKLDGYAIRVPVPTGSATDLTVTVSREVTKDEVNAAVKAASESGPLAGFLTYTEDPIVSSDIVGDPASSIFDSGLTKVIGNQVKVVSWYDNEWGYSNRLVDLTELVASKL from the coding sequence GTGACCACTCGAATTGGCATCAACGGCTTCGGCCGCATCGGGCGCAACTTCTTCCGCGCAGCTCTCTCCCAGGGCGCAGACCTCGAGATCGTGGCCGTCAACGACCTGACGAACCCCGAGACGCTCGCCCACCTGCTCAAGTACGACTCGATCACCGGCCGCCTGGCCGAGTCGGTCGAGGTCCGCGAGGGGATCATCGTCGTCGGCGGCAAGGAGATCAAGGTCCTGGCGGAGCGCGACCCGGCCAACCTCCCGTGGGGCGAGCTCGGCGTGGACATCGTCATCGAGTCCACCGGCTTCTTCACGAAGGCGGAGGGTGCCAAGAAGCACATCGCCGCGGGCGCCAAGAAGGTCATCATCTCCGCCCCGGCCACGGACGAGGACGTCACGATCGTCATGGGCGTGAACGACGGCCTCTACGACCCGGCCAACCACAACATCATCTCCAACGCCTCCTGCACCACCAACTGCCTCGGCCCGCTGGCCAAGGCGATCAACGACGCGTTCGGGATCGAGCGGGGCCTCATGACCACGGTCCACGCGTACACGGCCGACCAGAACCTCCAGGACGGCCCGCACCGCGACCTCCGCCGTGCCCGCGCCGCCGCCGTCAACATGGTCCCCACGTCCACCGGTGCCGCCAAGGCCATCGGCCTGGTCCTGCCGGAGCTCAAGGGCAAGCTCGACGGCTACGCGATCCGCGTGCCCGTCCCCACCGGCTCCGCCACCGACCTGACCGTCACGGTCTCCCGCGAGGTCACCAAGGACGAGGTCAACGCAGCCGTCAAGGCCGCGTCCGAGTCCGGCCCGCTCGCCGGCTTCCTCACCTACACCGAGGACCCGATCGTCTCCTCCGACATCGTCGGGGACCCGGCGTCGTCGATCTTCGACTCCGGCCTCACCAAGGTCATCGGCAACCAGGTCAAGGTCGTCTCCTGGTACGACAACGAGTGGGGCTACTCGAACCGCCTCGTCGACCTGACCGAGCTCGTCGCGTCCAAGCTCTGA
- the tpiA gene encoding triose-phosphate isomerase, with the protein MTTSANGAFERTPLIAGNWKMNMDHVQAITLLQKLAWTLDDAKHDYARVEVAVFPPFTDLRGVQTLVAGDDLAIAYGGQDLSQFDSGAYTGDISGAFLAKLGCRYVLVGHSERRTVHGETDETLNAKVKAAYKHGLVPILCVGEGLEVRQAGTHVEHTLAQLRADVEGLTADQAAQLVVAYEPVWAIGTGEVAGPGDAQEMCAALRAELAALFGEESARATRLLYGGSVKAANAAAILAEQDVDGVLVGGASLDVAEFASIVRFESHAGA; encoded by the coding sequence GTGACCACCTCCGCGAACGGCGCCTTCGAGCGCACCCCCCTCATCGCCGGCAACTGGAAGATGAACATGGACCACGTCCAGGCCATCACCCTGCTCCAGAAGCTCGCCTGGACCCTCGACGACGCCAAGCACGACTACGCGCGCGTCGAGGTCGCGGTGTTCCCGCCCTTCACCGACCTCCGCGGCGTCCAGACCCTCGTGGCCGGCGACGACCTCGCCATCGCCTACGGCGGCCAGGACCTCTCCCAGTTCGACTCCGGCGCCTACACCGGCGACATCAGCGGCGCCTTCCTGGCCAAGCTCGGCTGCCGCTACGTCCTCGTGGGCCACTCCGAGCGGCGCACCGTCCACGGCGAGACGGACGAGACCCTCAACGCGAAGGTGAAGGCCGCCTACAAGCACGGGCTCGTACCGATCCTCTGCGTCGGCGAGGGGCTCGAGGTCCGGCAGGCGGGGACCCACGTCGAGCACACCCTGGCCCAGCTCAGGGCAGACGTCGAGGGCCTCACCGCCGACCAGGCCGCCCAGCTCGTCGTGGCCTACGAGCCCGTGTGGGCCATCGGCACCGGCGAGGTCGCCGGCCCCGGCGACGCGCAGGAGATGTGTGCCGCGCTGCGCGCCGAGCTCGCCGCGCTCTTCGGCGAGGAGTCCGCCCGCGCGACGCGCCTCCTCTACGGCGGCTCGGTCAAGGCGGCCAACGCCGCGGCGATCCTCGCCGAGCAGGACGTCGACGGCGTGCTCGTGGGCGGTGCGAGCCTCGACGTCGCCGAATTTGCTAGCATTGTCAGGTTCGAGAGCCACGCCGGCGCCTAG
- the rapZ gene encoding RNase adapter RapZ, which produces MTETSAAETGHETDLTPVRPPASELLIVTGMSGAGRSTAANALEDHGWYVVENLPPQLLGTLSDLVRHSPDRIPKLAVVMDVRGKALFADIRDALAQLTSSGTEYRLLFLDASDDVLIRRFEQGRRPHPLQEGGRISDGIAEERTLLRELKDHATIVLDTSDFNVHGLATAITELFSEKGPVTVRLNVMSFGFKYGLPADANFVADVRFLPNPHWVPQLRPHTGLDPDVRDYVLVANGAQEFVERYVNALEPVLAGYRRENKHYATIAIGCTGGKHRSVAIAEEISKRLAQQPRVTVTTAHRDLGRE; this is translated from the coding sequence ATGACCGAGACGAGCGCCGCCGAGACCGGCCACGAGACAGACCTGACCCCGGTCAGGCCGCCCGCCTCCGAGCTGCTCATCGTCACGGGCATGTCCGGCGCCGGCCGCAGCACCGCGGCGAACGCCCTCGAGGACCACGGGTGGTACGTCGTGGAGAACCTCCCCCCGCAGCTGCTCGGGACCCTCTCGGACCTCGTGCGCCACTCGCCGGACCGGATCCCCAAGCTCGCGGTCGTCATGGATGTGCGCGGCAAGGCGCTCTTCGCCGACATCCGCGATGCGCTCGCCCAGCTCACCTCGAGCGGCACCGAGTACCGCCTGCTGTTCCTCGACGCGAGCGACGACGTGCTCATCCGCCGGTTCGAGCAGGGCCGCCGGCCCCACCCCCTCCAGGAGGGCGGCCGCATCTCGGACGGCATCGCAGAGGAGCGGACCCTCCTGCGCGAGCTCAAGGACCACGCGACGATCGTGCTGGACACCTCGGACTTCAACGTGCACGGCCTCGCGACGGCCATCACGGAGCTCTTCTCCGAGAAGGGCCCGGTGACGGTGCGGCTGAACGTCATGAGCTTCGGCTTCAAGTACGGCCTCCCGGCCGACGCCAACTTCGTCGCCGACGTGCGCTTCCTCCCCAACCCGCACTGGGTGCCCCAGCTGCGGCCCCACACCGGCCTGGACCCGGACGTGCGGGACTACGTGCTCGTGGCCAACGGGGCGCAGGAGTTCGTGGAGCGGTACGTCAACGCGCTCGAGCCCGTCCTGGCGGGCTACCGCCGCGAGAACAAGCACTACGCGACGATCGCGATCGGCTGCACCGGCGGCAAGCACCGCTCGGTCGCGATCGCCGAGGAGATCTCCAAGCGCCTCGCCCAGCAGCCCCGGGTCACGGTCACCACCGCGCACCGGGACCTCGGCCGCGAGTGA
- the zwf gene encoding glucose-6-phosphate dehydrogenase, which translates to MPENDNGANGTKRRSNPLRDPRDRRLNRIAGPSSLVLFGVTGDLARKKLMPAVYDLANRGLLPPSFALVGFARREWEHEDFAEEVKASVKQYARTPFDETVWAQLNEGVRFVQGSFDDDEAFENLKATLEELDAKRGTRGNHAFYLSIPPKAFEQVCRQLSAHGLAQPEQGKWRRVVIEKPFGHDLASARALNDIVESVFPPDAVFRIDHYLGKETVQNILALRFANMLFEPIWNANYVDHVQITMAEDIGTGGRAGYYDGVGAARDVIQNHLLQLLALTAMEEPISFNADDLRAEKEKVLAAVRLPEDLSTHSARGQYLGGWQGGELVKGYLEEDGIPADSTTETYAAIRVDINTRRWAGVPFYLRAGKRLGRRVTEIAVVFKRAPNLLFQDQEEAEFGQNAVVIRVQPDEGATIRFGSKVPGTQMEVRDVSMDFGYGHSFTESSPEAYERLILDVLLGEPPLFPRHEEVELSWKILDPYEEHWASTGEQPEPYEPGSWGPRSADELLARDGRTWRRP; encoded by the coding sequence ATGCCAGAGAACGACAACGGCGCGAACGGGACCAAGCGGCGCTCGAACCCGCTGCGCGACCCGCGGGACCGGCGCCTGAACCGTATTGCGGGACCCTCGTCCCTCGTGCTCTTCGGGGTGACCGGCGACCTCGCGCGCAAGAAGCTCATGCCCGCCGTGTACGACCTCGCCAACCGGGGCCTCCTGCCGCCGAGCTTCGCCCTGGTGGGCTTCGCCCGCCGCGAATGGGAGCACGAGGACTTCGCGGAGGAGGTCAAGGCCTCCGTCAAGCAGTACGCCCGCACGCCCTTCGACGAGACCGTCTGGGCCCAGCTCAACGAGGGCGTCCGTTTCGTCCAGGGTTCCTTCGACGACGACGAGGCCTTCGAGAACCTCAAGGCCACCCTCGAGGAACTCGACGCGAAGCGCGGCACGCGCGGCAACCACGCGTTCTACCTCTCGATCCCGCCCAAGGCGTTCGAGCAGGTGTGCCGGCAGCTCTCCGCCCACGGCCTCGCCCAGCCCGAGCAGGGCAAGTGGCGCAGGGTCGTCATCGAGAAGCCGTTCGGCCATGACCTCGCCTCGGCCCGCGCCCTGAACGACATCGTGGAGTCCGTCTTCCCGCCCGATGCCGTCTTCCGCATCGACCACTACCTCGGCAAGGAGACGGTCCAGAACATCCTTGCGCTGCGGTTCGCGAACATGCTGTTCGAGCCGATCTGGAACGCCAACTACGTGGACCACGTGCAGATCACCATGGCGGAGGACATCGGCACCGGCGGCCGCGCAGGGTACTACGACGGGGTCGGGGCGGCGCGCGACGTCATCCAGAACCACCTCCTCCAGCTCCTCGCCCTGACGGCCATGGAGGAGCCGATCTCCTTCAACGCCGACGACCTGCGGGCCGAGAAGGAGAAGGTCCTGGCCGCAGTGCGGCTGCCCGAGGACCTCTCGACCCATTCGGCCCGCGGCCAGTACCTCGGCGGGTGGCAGGGCGGCGAGCTCGTCAAGGGGTACCTCGAGGAGGACGGCATCCCGGCCGACTCGACGACGGAGACCTATGCCGCGATCCGCGTGGACATCAATACCCGCCGCTGGGCGGGCGTCCCGTTCTACCTGCGGGCGGGCAAGCGCCTCGGCCGCCGCGTGACGGAGATCGCCGTGGTGTTCAAGCGCGCCCCCAACCTGCTGTTCCAGGACCAGGAGGAGGCCGAATTCGGCCAGAACGCCGTGGTCATCCGCGTCCAGCCCGATGAGGGCGCCACGATCCGGTTCGGCTCCAAGGTCCCGGGGACGCAGATGGAGGTCCGCGACGTGAGCATGGACTTCGGCTACGGGCACTCCTTCACCGAGTCCTCTCCCGAGGCGTACGAGCGCCTGATCCTCGATGTGCTCCTCGGCGAGCCTCCGCTCTTCCCCCGGCACGAGGAAGTGGAGCTGTCCTGGAAGATCCTCGACCCGTACGAGGAGCACTGGGCCAGCACGGGCGAGCAGCCCGAACCGTACGAGCCGGGCAGCTGGGGCCCCCGCAGCGCCGACGAGCTCCTCGCCCGCGACGGACGCACCTGGAGGCGACCATGA